One window of the Wolbachia endosymbiont of Encarsia formosa genome contains the following:
- a CDS encoding proton-conducting transporter membrane subunit — MQLYKFLLLFLLTTLIVIVLILPENLGTTLNCSHPVLNFDLSFRIVLISFLSVAFLAVLPAQNLTFSEMLSFAAYTISSLYAVLSEHMILVIIFFELMTISAFFVIAASCKDSGSAIRYACIHFFVGVILIAGLASQSTNLIILGLLINCACFPFSFWVVDAYPDASLHGTTYLSLFTTKVSFLVMLLHTYTLWQDCTEILALVGAITVIYSIIFASLEQNIRRFLCYNAVGQMGLLIIAGGLLIPSENAIPILMLHIIFSLLYQSLLFVVSNSIISQTKTISFNGMGKLMSVEGMCAMIAVLTMATFPGTAGFVSKSYIAAEIEINGAALKGYKNLYKILNLLLYLSVGLKFLYYIFIAKSKSKPLAKREGKIPMLILAFICVIAGNPYLPIYNKSSIFDFVYNTKNILSQFNLLLCTTLLFIPLRKLFYPRINFKMDVDWIFRALIPYIALVFNQLIFKVREISANLLQNLTNSPASLYFNDINKLKEVLSYNSVSFVSASSLFLMSILLIILCLNR, encoded by the coding sequence GTGCAACTTTATAAATTTTTATTGCTATTTCTATTGACTACATTAATAGTGATAGTCCTAATATTACCTGAAAATTTAGGTACTACGCTGAATTGCTCTCATCCAGTTCTAAATTTTGATTTATCTTTTCGTATCGTACTAATATCTTTTTTATCAGTTGCATTTTTAGCTGTTCTACCAGCACAAAATTTGACTTTTTCAGAGATGCTATCTTTTGCTGCTTACACTATTAGTTCACTTTATGCAGTTTTATCTGAACATATGATATTGGTTATAATATTCTTTGAGTTAATGACCATCAGTGCATTTTTTGTTATCGCGGCTAGCTGTAAAGATAGTGGATCTGCAATAAGGTATGCTTGTATACACTTTTTCGTTGGAGTTATATTGATAGCAGGATTGGCATCTCAAAGCACTAACCTGATAATTTTGGGTTTATTGATAAACTGTGCTTGTTTCCCTTTTTCATTTTGGGTTGTTGATGCGTATCCTGATGCGTCACTGCATGGCACTACATATCTCTCTTTATTTACCACTAAAGTCTCTTTTTTAGTGATGCTTTTACACACTTATACCCTATGGCAAGATTGTACTGAAATATTAGCACTTGTAGGCGCCATTACTGTAATTTACAGCATTATATTTGCTTCCCTTGAGCAAAATATTCGTAGATTTTTATGCTACAATGCTGTAGGACAAATGGGCTTGCTGATTATTGCAGGAGGTTTACTCATCCCTTCAGAAAATGCAATACCAATTTTGATGTTACACATAATTTTCTCTCTTCTTTATCAATCACTATTATTTGTAGTCAGCAATTCGATTATTTCACAAACAAAAACAATTAGTTTTAATGGAATGGGTAAACTAATGTCAGTGGAAGGTATGTGCGCTATGATCGCAGTACTCACAATGGCTACATTTCCTGGAACTGCTGGATTCGTCAGTAAATCATACATTGCAGCTGAAATTGAAATAAATGGTGCTGCCCTAAAAGGATATAAAAATTTATACAAGATTCTGAATTTACTGCTTTATTTAAGCGTGGGACTCAAATTTCTTTACTACATATTTATTGCAAAAAGTAAGTCAAAACCTTTAGCAAAGAGGGAAGGTAAAATACCTATGCTTATTTTAGCATTTATATGTGTAATCGCTGGAAATCCTTACTTACCTATTTACAATAAATCTTCGATTTTCGATTTTGTGTACAACACAAAAAATATTTTGTCGCAATTTAATTTGTTATTATGTACCACTTTATTGTTTATTCCTTTACGCAAGTTGTTTTATCCAAGAATAAATTTTAAAATGGATGTTGATTGGATTTTCAGAGCTCTTATACCATATATTGCTTTGGTGTTCAATCAACTGATCTTTAAAGTGAGAGAAATATCTGCCAACCTACTGCAAAACTTGACTAATTCACCTGCTAGTTTATACTTTAATGATATTAATAAACTTAAAGAAGTGCTGAGTTATAACTCAGTGAGTTTTGTTTCAGCTTCTTCTCTCTTTTTAATGAGTATTCTACTAATTATATTATGTTTAAATCGTTAA
- a CDS encoding ABC transporter ATP-binding protein: MRNPIISISNLNLSFDERTVLKDLSFDILKGESLVILGGSGSGKSVLIKTIIGLVTPDSGSIKINSKSKNKFGVLFQNSALFDYVTVWENISFNYKKRFNISKKEAKQLAIEKLNDVGLEENIADMFPIELSGGMKKRVALARAIAHNPEIIVLDEPTSGLDPIMSDVVNEIIIKLSQDLRPTIITITHAIHSTFKIADRIAVLYEGEIISHGTVQEIQNTNNEYIKKFIYCI, from the coding sequence ATGCGTAACCCCATAATATCAATATCGAACTTAAATTTATCTTTTGATGAAAGGACAGTACTAAAAGATCTAAGTTTCGATATATTAAAAGGGGAATCATTAGTCATACTTGGCGGATCAGGAAGTGGCAAATCTGTATTAATAAAAACAATCATTGGCTTGGTGACACCAGACTCAGGGTCTATTAAAATAAATAGTAAAAGCAAAAATAAATTTGGGGTGTTATTTCAAAATTCCGCTTTATTTGACTACGTTACAGTGTGGGAAAATATATCTTTTAATTATAAAAAGCGCTTTAATATCAGCAAAAAGGAGGCAAAACAGCTAGCAATTGAGAAGTTAAATGATGTTGGACTGGAGGAAAACATAGCAGATATGTTTCCAATAGAGCTATCAGGTGGAATGAAAAAAAGAGTGGCACTTGCAAGAGCAATTGCACACAACCCAGAAATTATTGTATTGGATGAGCCAACTTCAGGATTAGACCCAATCATGTCAGATGTAGTAAACGAGATAATAATAAAATTATCTCAAGATCTTCGCCCTACAATTATCACGATTACACATGCTATTCATAGCACATTTAAAATAGCTGATAGAATAGCAGTATTATATGAAGGGGAGATCATTTCTCACGGAACTGTTCAGGAAATACAAAATACTAACAACGAATATATAAAAAAATTCATTTATTGTATATAG
- the ffh gene encoding signal recognition particle protein, with translation MFKSLTESLNSVFNKLRGKSIISEDDFNLAMREIRMALIESDVSLEVAKKFINDIKDKVIGEKVIKSVSPAQMIIKIVQDNLVAVLGSEKSDLNLSVKPPAVIMMVGLQGAGKTTTSGKLALKLKKQKKKVLLASLDIYRPAAQKQLEVLGKQIDVQTLPIVIDEKPTTITKRALAAAKNDNYDVLILDTAGRLHIDDNMMNELKDVKEISSPTEVILVTDAMIGQDAVNIAKSFNEIIGVTGIILTRVDGDARGGAALSMKMITNCPIKFIACGEKLSDLDDFYPDRIAKRILSMGDVVSLVEKAAEIVGQEEIDKLQKKVKKGKFDLNDLVGMLKTLNKMDGISNIMKFIPSSFTKKLSSGIPDDNKVKKYIAIINSMTEKERQNPDILNGKRRLRISKGSGTSVTDVNLLIKQYNQMSSMVNKFSKVDHSKLKESDLMNMLSRK, from the coding sequence ATGTTTAAATCGTTAACTGAAAGTTTAAATTCTGTATTTAATAAACTGAGAGGAAAGTCAATTATTTCTGAAGATGATTTTAACCTTGCCATGCGAGAAATACGCATGGCCTTAATTGAATCTGATGTTTCACTTGAAGTTGCAAAAAAATTCATCAACGACATTAAAGATAAAGTGATTGGGGAAAAAGTCATAAAAAGTGTTTCTCCGGCACAAATGATAATCAAAATTGTGCAGGATAATTTAGTTGCAGTTCTTGGATCAGAAAAAAGTGACTTAAATTTATCGGTTAAACCTCCTGCTGTGATTATGATGGTGGGTTTGCAAGGTGCGGGAAAAACAACTACTTCAGGGAAACTTGCTCTGAAGTTAAAAAAACAAAAGAAAAAAGTGTTGCTTGCTTCTTTGGACATTTATAGACCAGCTGCTCAAAAACAACTTGAAGTGCTAGGTAAACAAATAGATGTGCAAACTTTACCTATAGTAATAGACGAGAAGCCCACTACAATTACAAAAAGGGCACTGGCAGCAGCAAAGAACGATAATTATGATGTATTAATACTAGACACCGCAGGCAGGCTTCATATTGACGATAATATGATGAATGAACTGAAAGATGTGAAGGAAATATCCTCACCTACAGAGGTTATTTTAGTAACCGATGCAATGATAGGTCAAGATGCAGTAAACATTGCCAAATCATTCAATGAAATAATAGGTGTAACTGGGATTATTCTCACCCGTGTTGATGGTGATGCACGTGGTGGTGCTGCTCTTTCTATGAAAATGATCACCAATTGTCCAATTAAATTTATTGCTTGTGGTGAAAAATTAAGTGACCTTGATGATTTTTATCCTGATAGAATTGCAAAAAGGATACTGAGTATGGGTGATGTTGTCTCATTGGTTGAGAAAGCTGCTGAGATTGTTGGTCAGGAAGAAATTGATAAACTGCAAAAGAAAGTAAAAAAGGGTAAGTTCGATCTGAACGACTTAGTGGGCATGTTAAAAACCCTCAATAAAATGGATGGTATTAGCAACATAATGAAATTCATTCCTAGCTCATTCACAAAAAAGTTAAGCAGTGGTATACCAGACGATAATAAAGTGAAAAAATATATAGCCATTATAAATTCAATGACTGAAAAAGAAAGACAAAATCCGGATATTTTAAATGGCAAAAGAAGACTTAGAATTTCTAAAGGGTCCGGTACAAGTGTAACTGATGTTAATCTTTTAATTAAGCAGTATAATCAAATGAGCTCTATGGTAAATAAGTTCAGTAAAGTCGATCATAGTAAACTCAAAGAATCTGATTTGATGAATATGCTAAGCAGAAAGTAA
- a CDS encoding complex I NDUFA9 subunit family protein produces the protein MIKRIVIFGGTGFIGKHIVRRLAAAGYLIRIFTRDQEKAACLKLCGNLGQISILEGDFFNEKSILESMEGCDVVINLVGILYEKRKYDFYTVHVGIAERIAKAAQIKNVSMMIHFSAMGIENGKLSKYAQSKLKGEKAVASAFQGAMIIKPSLVFGKEDNFFNKFARLATILPFLPLIGSGITKFQPICVTNLAEVVYRIISFNKQDKKIYNIGGSKVYSFKSLLKFILNVTNRKCLLINVPFPMARLIAFFLESKVVSVLLKPITGDASPILTRDQVKVMMSSSIEKSDDLETMKIRPLAIENVVPEYLKIYRKH, from the coding sequence GTGATAAAACGTATAGTTATTTTTGGTGGAACGGGATTTATAGGAAAACACATCGTAAGACGCTTGGCAGCGGCGGGGTATTTAATAAGAATATTTACTCGTGATCAGGAAAAAGCTGCTTGTCTAAAGTTATGTGGCAACTTAGGGCAAATATCAATACTTGAAGGAGATTTTTTTAATGAAAAATCAATTTTAGAAAGTATGGAGGGGTGTGATGTTGTTATAAACTTAGTAGGAATATTATATGAAAAAAGAAAATACGATTTCTATACAGTTCATGTTGGAATAGCTGAAAGAATAGCAAAAGCTGCGCAAATAAAAAATGTATCCATGATGATACATTTTTCTGCCATGGGAATAGAAAATGGTAAGTTATCAAAATATGCCCAAAGTAAATTGAAAGGTGAGAAAGCTGTAGCTTCGGCGTTTCAAGGAGCAATGATAATTAAGCCCAGTCTTGTATTTGGTAAAGAAGATAATTTCTTTAATAAATTTGCAAGATTAGCAACAATTCTTCCTTTTTTGCCGTTGATCGGTAGTGGAATAACGAAGTTTCAGCCGATATGTGTAACAAACTTAGCTGAAGTGGTATACCGTATTATCAGCTTTAATAAGCAAGATAAAAAAATTTATAATATAGGTGGATCAAAAGTTTACTCTTTTAAAAGCTTATTAAAGTTTATTCTGAATGTGACTAACAGAAAGTGTCTACTGATCAATGTACCTTTTCCAATGGCAAGATTGATAGCCTTTTTCTTAGAAAGTAAAGTTGTTTCTGTGCTGTTAAAACCTATAACTGGAGATGCAAGCCCTATACTTACTCGAGATCAGGTGAAAGTTATGATGAGTAGTTCAATCGAAAAGTCAGATGATCTCGAAACAATGAAAATTAGACCACTAGCAATTGAAAATGTGGTACCAGAATACTTGAAAATTTATAGAAAGCATTGA
- a CDS encoding UDP-N-acetylmuramoyl-tripeptide--D-alanyl-D-alanine ligase — MLKWNANNIIDATGGRGEGVCNSVYSSNISTDTRSIKKGDLFIAFKGKKFDGHDFLHEAFLKGAVAAVVSEDKYRNFPLIIVQDTLKALHNMASYYIRNVLVNTKVITITGSVGKTTTKDMLHTVLSQYGASYANKDNLNNNIGLPFTILKVPKNCQYLILEMGMNRAGEIKELSKISNPDIAVITNIEPAHVENFSSLLDIAQAKLEVLCGMKNNGTLILNKDNKHYDYLLSNAERNVVSFGKNESATVRLLDLIRNDSGINLKIKPHNGQIINCNLRLRGEHFTYSALVVTAVVQSLGLDLSKLPLALENFTVTEGRGNVHQAKYNGKLVHLINDSYNANPTSMKAAIRTLGTYSNLRKVALLGDMLELGNESIVFHTELLDSIVEQNVNKVHTFGKFMLELNKLLPENIKGMHFDDSNQLKSNLANIIQGNDVILVKGSHGMRMDLIVQEFTIEY; from the coding sequence ATGTTAAAATGGAACGCAAATAATATTATCGATGCTACTGGCGGAAGAGGGGAGGGTGTTTGTAATTCGGTATATAGCTCAAATATTTCAACGGATACAAGAAGCATAAAAAAAGGCGATTTATTTATTGCTTTCAAGGGAAAGAAATTTGATGGGCATGATTTTCTACATGAGGCATTTTTAAAAGGAGCTGTTGCTGCGGTAGTAAGCGAAGATAAATATAGAAATTTTCCTCTAATTATTGTGCAAGATACTCTAAAAGCTTTGCATAATATGGCATCATATTACATTAGAAATGTTCTTGTTAATACTAAAGTTATTACAATTACAGGTAGTGTCGGGAAAACGACTACAAAGGACATGCTGCACACTGTTCTATCTCAATATGGAGCGTCTTATGCAAACAAAGATAACTTGAATAATAATATAGGATTACCTTTTACTATTCTAAAAGTCCCAAAAAACTGCCAGTACTTAATCCTTGAAATGGGAATGAATAGAGCTGGTGAGATAAAAGAGCTATCGAAGATTAGCAATCCGGATATTGCAGTTATTACCAACATCGAACCTGCGCATGTTGAAAATTTTTCATCTCTACTTGATATTGCGCAAGCGAAGTTAGAAGTCCTATGTGGTATGAAAAATAATGGTACTTTGATTTTGAACAAGGATAATAAACATTATGATTATCTTTTATCAAATGCTGAAAGAAATGTAGTGAGCTTTGGTAAGAATGAAAGTGCTACTGTTCGTTTGTTAGACCTAATAAGAAACGATAGCGGTATAAATTTAAAAATTAAACCGCACAACGGTCAAATTATAAACTGTAATTTACGTTTGCGGGGTGAGCATTTTACATACTCTGCATTAGTTGTGACAGCAGTTGTGCAAAGTCTAGGACTTGATTTATCGAAATTACCACTAGCACTTGAGAATTTTACTGTAACAGAAGGTAGAGGTAATGTTCATCAAGCTAAATACAATGGAAAATTAGTACATTTGATTAACGACTCCTATAATGCTAACCCTACTTCAATGAAGGCTGCAATAAGAACTTTAGGTACATATTCTAATTTAAGAAAAGTGGCACTACTCGGCGATATGTTAGAACTTGGTAATGAAAGCATAGTATTTCATACAGAATTGCTTGACTCTATAGTAGAACAAAATGTGAATAAAGTTCATACATTTGGTAAATTTATGTTAGAATTGAATAAACTTTTACCGGAGAATATAAAAGGCATGCATTTCGATGATTCTAACCAATTGAAAAGTAATTTAGCTAATATTATTCAAGGTAATGATGTAATTTTAGTTAAAGGTTCTCATGGAATGAGAATGGACCTTATAGTGCAGGAATTCACAATAGAATATTAA
- a CDS encoding MlaE family ABC transporter permease, with protein MSSFNIDSVRIIGRCFMNFLLRIGNAFVFFIQSLYHCFTPPYYFSNVARQIIEIGFFSLPIVGLTGVFIGAVIVLQSSLSGILINQEQVVPKLVTITIIKELGPVLISLIMVGKVGSSIAAEIGTMRITEQIDALTTLDINPFKYLIVPRILASVIVFPILTVCADLIGIFGGYVTAVFEFNHNLNIYIKYTAQFFNMYDFIVGLMKATAFGAIISVSSCYYGYHCKEGARGVGVATTSTVVLSSILIILANYMITLIHA; from the coding sequence GTGAGTTCCTTTAATATAGACAGCGTTAGAATAATCGGTAGATGCTTTATGAACTTTCTCTTGAGAATTGGTAACGCATTTGTATTTTTTATTCAATCTCTATATCACTGCTTTACTCCTCCATATTATTTTAGCAATGTGGCAAGACAAATTATAGAGATAGGCTTTTTCTCTTTGCCAATTGTTGGGCTAACTGGAGTTTTTATAGGAGCAGTGATAGTTTTACAGAGTAGCTTAAGTGGTATATTGATTAATCAAGAACAAGTAGTACCTAAACTTGTTACGATCACTATCATTAAAGAGTTAGGGCCAGTTTTGATCAGCTTAATAATGGTAGGAAAGGTTGGGTCCTCAATTGCAGCAGAAATTGGCACAATGCGCATTACTGAACAAATAGACGCACTTACAACTTTGGACATCAATCCTTTCAAATATTTAATTGTACCAAGAATTCTAGCGTCAGTTATAGTATTTCCAATACTTACAGTATGTGCAGATCTAATAGGAATATTTGGAGGGTATGTCACTGCAGTCTTTGAATTTAACCACAATTTAAATATATACATAAAATATACAGCTCAATTCTTTAATATGTACGATTTTATTGTTGGACTAATGAAAGCGACTGCTTTTGGCGCCATAATTTCTGTCTCAAGCTGCTATTACGGTTACCATTGCAAAGAAGGTGCACGAGGAGTGGGTGTTGCTACAACATCAACTGTTGTTTTATCGTCCATACTGATCATTTTAGCAAACTACATGATTACTTTGATACATGCGTAA
- a CDS encoding beta-ketoacyl-ACP synthase III: MNKSFILSTGSYLPKKILSNNEIASIVETNDEWIRQRTGIVQRHIADEGELTSDLAVNAAKNAIEKAKISIDEIGLIIVATTTPDKTFPSCATIIQSKLKCKNAFAFDVQAACSGFIYAVTVADALIKSNDRIKYALVIGAEIMSRIVDWEDRSTCVLFGDGAGAVIMKSEMSSSRIISTNLHSDGNVDLLCTNGGISSTRDSGKILMNGREVFKHAVEKLTASVEETLKCNSLKITDIDWLIPHQANIRIIEAVVKKLDFPVEKVINTVDKHANTSAASIPLALDYAVQESKIKSGNLILLISIGAGLAWGSVLLRY, translated from the coding sequence TTGAATAAAAGTTTCATATTGAGCACTGGTTCTTACCTACCAAAAAAAATTTTGAGTAATAACGAAATTGCATCGATAGTTGAAACAAACGATGAATGGATAAGGCAAAGAACAGGAATAGTTCAAAGACATATAGCAGATGAAGGAGAACTAACGTCAGATTTAGCTGTTAATGCAGCGAAAAATGCTATAGAAAAAGCGAAAATTTCAATAGATGAAATTGGTTTAATCATAGTTGCAACAACAACACCTGACAAAACTTTTCCTAGCTGTGCAACGATTATACAAAGTAAATTAAAGTGTAAAAACGCATTTGCTTTTGATGTACAGGCAGCATGCTCTGGTTTTATATATGCAGTTACAGTTGCTGATGCACTTATAAAGTCTAACGATAGAATTAAATACGCGCTTGTTATTGGTGCTGAAATAATGTCTAGGATTGTTGATTGGGAAGATAGGTCAACTTGTGTACTCTTTGGTGATGGTGCTGGTGCAGTGATAATGAAATCAGAAATGAGTAGCAGTAGGATTATATCAACAAACTTACACTCTGATGGCAATGTGGACTTATTATGTACAAACGGAGGAATATCCTCTACTCGTGATTCTGGAAAGATACTTATGAATGGAAGAGAAGTGTTTAAACATGCAGTAGAGAAATTAACAGCCTCAGTAGAGGAAACTCTAAAATGCAATAGTTTAAAGATTACTGATATTGACTGGTTAATTCCCCATCAAGCAAACATTCGCATTATTGAAGCAGTAGTAAAGAAATTAGATTTTCCTGTAGAAAAAGTAATTAATACAGTTGATAAGCATGCAAACACCTCAGCAGCGTCAATTCCACTAGCCTTGGACTATGCAGTACAAGAATCAAAAATAAAGTCAGGAAATCTGATATTGCTGATTTCAATAGGTGCAGGTTTAGCCTGGGGTTCTGTGTTACTGCGCTATTAG
- the plsX gene encoding phosphate acyltransferase PlsX produces MLPTVNNNIVIALDAMGGDFAPLSVIQGASFFLDNLVDPGVEVFFHIYGDQKEISPLLSKYKKVIDNSEFTHCSDNVLPNDKPSFALKHRKDSSMKAAVEAVKKGKAFGMVSSGNTGALMAISRFILGTLPNIYRPAIASVCPTKTKSFALLDLGANVDCNTDSLFQFALMGSIFAKIALKVENPEVALLNIGTEEVKGTDSVRGAFELLKNAPSINFKGYIEASEFLDGNIDVIVADGFVGNVMLKTAEATAGTFISLIKQEVFNSWMTKMLVGILLKPKLNKALERFNPKIRSGAMFLGLNGIIIKSHGNSDAISFAHAIKFAVNAISENLNQKIINGVSNIE; encoded by the coding sequence ATGTTACCCACAGTCAACAATAATATAGTAATTGCACTTGATGCTATGGGGGGTGATTTTGCACCTCTTTCCGTAATTCAGGGTGCTAGTTTTTTCTTGGATAATCTTGTTGATCCAGGTGTTGAAGTTTTTTTTCATATTTATGGAGATCAGAAAGAAATATCTCCTTTGCTTTCAAAATACAAAAAAGTAATCGATAACTCCGAATTCACCCATTGCTCTGATAATGTTCTTCCAAATGATAAACCCTCTTTTGCACTGAAACATCGCAAAGATTCAAGTATGAAGGCAGCTGTTGAAGCAGTGAAAAAAGGTAAAGCTTTTGGAATGGTGTCTTCAGGCAACACTGGAGCATTGATGGCTATCTCCAGATTTATTTTAGGAACATTACCCAATATCTATCGTCCTGCTATTGCATCTGTCTGTCCAACTAAGACAAAAAGCTTTGCATTGCTTGATCTTGGTGCAAATGTTGACTGTAATACTGACTCATTATTTCAATTTGCATTAATGGGGAGTATATTTGCAAAAATAGCATTAAAAGTTGAAAATCCTGAAGTCGCTTTGCTAAACATTGGTACAGAAGAAGTGAAAGGTACTGACTCAGTAAGAGGAGCTTTTGAGTTACTCAAAAATGCTCCAAGTATTAACTTCAAAGGATATATAGAGGCAAGTGAATTTTTAGATGGTAATATAGACGTAATTGTTGCTGATGGTTTTGTTGGTAATGTAATGCTCAAGACAGCTGAGGCAACTGCTGGTACTTTTATCAGTCTAATAAAACAGGAAGTATTTAATTCATGGATGACAAAAATGCTTGTTGGCATATTGTTGAAACCAAAGCTAAATAAAGCATTAGAGCGTTTTAATCCTAAAATTAGAAGTGGAGCTATGTTTCTAGGGCTAAATGGTATCATTATAAAGAGCCACGGAAATTCTGATGCTATTTCTTTTGCTCACGCTATAAAATTTGCAGTAAATGCAATCAGTGAAAATTTAAACCAGAAGATAATTAACGGGGTAAGTAATATTGAATAA
- the rpmF gene encoding 50S ribosomal protein L32 has protein sequence MAVPKRKKSKSRRNMHRSHHAIKPKNIVVCATTGEFMLPHNIAVDNSYKGKRVFIKQKAE, from the coding sequence TTGGCAGTTCCGAAGAGAAAAAAGTCAAAGTCAAGGCGTAATATGCATCGTTCTCATCATGCTATTAAGCCTAAGAATATTGTGGTATGTGCAACAACTGGAGAATTCATGTTGCCTCACAACATAGCAGTTGACAATAGTTACAAAGGAAAACGTGTTTTCATTAAACAAAAGGCGGAGTAA